TTCTTAGATCTTTGCAGGTATTATGGATAACCTTTACTCTTAGAAGTTGGATGTCTTAACTTGATTGGTGATTCTGTAAAATAGTTTGTTATATGCCATTGTTgtgactagacaatgacaatccTTCTGTTTATTTGTTTTCAAGTGGAAAATAGTCCATATGATCCAGACCTAATGGTTTTCACTTTTCATGGACTATAGAGTATAGAGACAACATGAAACAACAGTCAAACACGAATATGAGGAGTACCCTTCATTTCTTTATGCCATATTCATTCATCAGCTAGAGTTTTCTTTGAGGTTTGACATTTGTATTGTGGTTTTTGAACTTATATTAGCTGTATTTCGACGAGTTTTTTGAGAAGGTATTTACTATTTGGTGCAGGAAACTTGGTCGACTTAAAAAAACACCGCTCCTTTTgatcaactgaagaagaaactGATGGGGCACGATTGGACATGCTATCGTTTTTTCACTGAAGAAGAAACTACGGGGTATTAAAATTGCAAAATTTAATGAAGAGGTATACTTTATTCTCATAAAACATGCTATCATGACGATTCATGGGTCTGCATAACTTATAGGTAATGCCCGTTGCTTCAATTCGATTTAACGGTATTATCATGTGACACCTCGAATATGAATGTTATCTCCCAAGTTGGGGGTTTCAGATGACACCTAGAAAATGgatgattctgttgtttttttttttctttgtagcaTTTTTTTGTGCCTTCTCGGTACTTTGACATTAGACTtgccgtttcagaaaaaagaaaaaaaaaaactaagctaTATGATTATCCAATTTTGTGACGACATAGACATAATTCTCAGGAATCTTTGGGATAAAAAAACGATTTTTATGGTGAAAGTCAAGGAAACACCATGTTCAGATAAGAGCAAGAATAGGAGGGTTGTATTAATAAATGAAGTTCATTAAGTCTTGCTTGATTAGGAAATGTTTGGTAACTATAAACCTATAATGTATACTCGAGACTAGACTCTGGATTATAAATTTATAAACAAACATTTTAAATTAGCCACCGGCAATAATTTTCTGTTCGTATACTTTACAACGTACATCGTTTTCTTTGTGCTCTTAAGAACTACTCCAACATTGCTTTACATTTCGTTGGGAATTTCTTTCATATCAGTGAAGACTCTCCAATCTTTCTTCAGGCGAGCTTTCAAATAATGTCAGACTCTGAGGACAATCGTGCTATTGTTATCGACAATGGTTCAGGAATGATTAAGGTGAGCAAGAATTTACAAACTAATTAAAATTCTACATGTACTTCTGTTTATGTGAGATCAGTTTTATGAGATTATGATATATTTGAATTTCCTGTCAAAAATTAAGGCTGGATTTTCCGGTGACGATGCTCCGAGGGCTGTTTTCCCTAGTATTGTTGGTCACAATCGCCGCTCAAGCCGTATGACATATGTTGGAGATGAAGCAGAGTCTAAAAGCAGTATTCTTACATTGAAACACCCTATTGAGCGTGGAATTGTGACAAACTGGGACGACATGGAGACTATCTGGCATCACACCTTCTACGAAGAACTTCGGGAGGCTCCAGAAGATCATCCTGTTCTCCTTAGTGAAACCTCTCTTAATCCAAAAAGAAATAGGGAGAAAATGACACACATCATGTTTGAAACATACAACGTCCCTGCCATGTATATTTCTAATCAAGCTGTGCTTTCCCTTTATGCTAGTGGCCTTAGCACAGGTTTGTATTTACATATTTGTTGCACACGCTTCCTTTGAATGCCTATGTTTGAGGGAGTAACACATGATAATGTTCTTTGCAGGTATTGTGCTAGATTCTGGTCATGGTGTCAGCCAAGCAGTCCCCATCTATGAAAGTTGTGTGATCCCCCATGCTATCCTCTGCCTTAACTTAGGGGGGCGAGATGTGACTGATTCGCTAGTGAATATGTTAAGTGATGAACAAGGGTACCCATTGGAAACTGTTACTGAACGAGTTGTAGCTCGGATAAAAGAATCGCTTGGCTATGTGGCTCTTGACTATGATGAGGAGCTTGAGAGTGCAGAGGATGATTCATCGATCTCGAAGAGTTGGGAGCTTCCCGATGGTGAGATAATTACCGTTGGAGCAGAGAGGTTCCATGGTCCCGAGAGTCTGTTTCAACCTTCAATGATTGAGATCGATGGAATTGGAGTGCATGAGATAACCTATAACGCAATCATGAAATGTGATGTCGATATTCGTGAAGCCTTGTTCAAGAATATTGTTCTCAGTGGTGGATCTACCATGTTCAGTGGTTTTACCAATCGTTTTAGCAAGGAGATTAAGAATCTCGTACGAGGGCGCATGAGGACAAAAGTTATTGCACCACCTGATAGGAAGTACATTACCTGGACCGGAGGGTCTGTGCTGACTTCTCTCAGTAGTTTTCAGGCGGTAAGAATTTTGCATATTTCTATGTTCCGTTTATTAGCGCTATCCTTTCACTCTGTTAGAAGTTGCCTGGTTTTTGCCGTGTCCATCGTTTGATGAGATTATCATTTTTGTACGAGCAGGACTGGATATCAAGACAGGACTATGAAGAGTCAGGCCCTCAAATTATCCATTCGAAATGCTTCTAAGTTAATGAGTTCTTTCTGCTGCTGTGTGTTGTGTATTTTATTTGTCTTGTGTGGTTTGCAGATGGGTCAGTCAGGTCTAGATTTGCAATGAAACTCATTTTAGTTTGTACTTGTTAAAATGTTCAATCATTTTCAATTTATATGTGTGCTTGATTGTAAGTTGGTTGGAAAAGGACTTCTGAAAAGAGCTATTCATGTTCATCAGGCGGAAGCATGGGCTTTGTTGGAAGCTATGCATATGGCGAATACTTACGATTGGTCTGAGGTTATCTTTGAAACTGATAATGCTAATATTAGTTCTTATATAGAGAATCACTCTACTCTTCCTCCCTGGCAGAGTGTTCCTATACTTAAGAAATGTGTAAACCTATGTTACATTAATGCAGTTTGGTCTTGTGTCTTTGTTTATAGAGAATGTAACGAAGCAGCTGATGCTCTAGCTAAAGCTGCTAGAAAAAATAATTTGTGTGGGGAATGGTGGTCTCATCCACCTGAGTTGTTAATTTCTCACATAACTAGTGATGCAACTTCTGTTCCTGTGTAATAATATGTTGGTTGttctgttaaaaaaaaagaaagattgtAAGTTGGTTCTACATTTTGTTCCCAATCGTGAATACATGGACAACAAGTCTCTCAAATGCGTAATCCAAAGGATATGAGCTAGATCCCATTTGTGTTGAGTTGGAAAACTTGAAGCCAGGTTCAACCTTGCTAGTTTGTTGGGGTGGTTGGTGATTATAACAATATACTCGCATATTCATACAAAATACCACCCAAAAATGACAAGGTAGAGAAACGACTCAAATgaatgaagaaaataaagaagGGTCCTGTCTATAAAGAAGTAAGCGCAAAATAGGAATGATTACACTGAGAAGAACATGGAATAGAGGAGGTTAAGgagaaacaagaaataaaaacaaataatttttagatttaagaaacaaaaacaaaattaagcAGCAAAGAAATATAAATCTTTCCGGCCTCTAATCAAATGTTGTACAAGGTGTTTGCAATAGTTTCTGAAAGGTAAGAAAGTTAAGTAAATTCTACAAAAATTTTGAGGATCAAAATTAAACTACAAATAAAATTCCCGACTcctcaaactcaaactcacatCTATCGGAGGCTCTAGGAACACTCAGTAACTCTGACATaagtacatctttgattttggaATCCTTCATAACAAATGTGATTAATTCCAAAGCTTTTGCATTCTTCAAAATTCGCTTCGCCCATCTCATCTGCCTCACATTCCCACTAAATTCAACGAAGGAAACTACCTTGAGATGTTGAAACAGGTATTCAGCTGTTAAGATATGAGCAGCCCTATCGTGTTCATCATCTTTATTGTCGTTAAAAGAATCAGTCAATCAGACAAACATCAAAAGACTAAGGCGAGATAATTAATGAACTCCAAGAGCCTTTTTATAAATTCGAGCAGTGTAAGATTAGGTGCTTCCTTGAGCAATGAGAATAGTGCTTGATCAGTTGCTTTTCCGGGAGTCAGCATCAACTCTTCCAAATCGTGAAACGTAGGTAGAATGTTCGTGAAATCATCTACAAGGGAGAGAGCCTATTTTCACAAGGCAATAAACAACAAGTACATCAGTTTTGAGTATTCGGAATGACCATGCAACGCATAAAAACATAAAGAGATCCCAGAGAAAAGAATAATACCTCTAGGTTTCAGCATATAGTGTTAGACTTTGTACATGTGAGAGGGCTCGAAAAAAACTTACTTACAGCTGCACCATAATCTATCTTTGGCTGTCTTGGACAACCATAGTGAAGAGAATTCTTGCAATTTCTAAGTTTTGAAAGTTagaatgtagttgtaggaaatcctacaacacatcccttgtactatcatgattatgatttgtagatctaaacttatttgatatgaaaataaagataaagataatggaaATATAAATTAGGActcaagatttacgtggttcgatcaatatgatctacatccacggggttagattTCACTATGTTTTAAGAAATTACATAAGGATtgcaattgagactccattaacgagtatttggagctctagtttTTTAAGGAGGAaaaaaataatactaataataattCTACCTTCTCTCTACAGAATTTATCCTTATATAAAGTGTGTCTCTTTCCTAAAGTGAGTCTCTTTCCTAAAAGTGTATCCTTACCTTCTCgggtcgagatcgtctgtgccactgcttgtgtgtgccctatgtgccacaccaatagaatgacgccacatcattcctctcattaaccatgactaactaaatagattttctataTACTGGTAATCTCTTTTTTAGTCCataattgattatctttcctAAATGACTGCTGTTATATATAGAAAATCTAGTTAgttagttagtcatggttaatgagaggaatgatgtggcgtcattctattggtgtggcacatagggcacacacaagcagtggcacagacgatctggacccttctttctctctcttgtctttctctttatataggtacaaGTCCTTTCATGCCCGTGCAAACAGACTAAAAATGGTTAATCCAATGGCATGAAGTATATGTTCATGATTATAACAACACAATGCATTTTCCAGAGCTGTAAGATTGTAATACGATGTCATTTTCCAGTACAGTAAACCAAATCAAGTTTGGAATCAGTGTGAAATTTAATTTGTTGTGGGAtacctaaaagaaaaataaatcattACGTTCTTAGTGTGTTAATTTCGAATCTGTGAAGTATGATATTTTTCCAATTGCCGTAGAGTAAAAAATTACAGTTTATTAACACCGGCATCCTTTTGTAAGACATTCATATATAGACAGCCATGTTATACAATGGCCTTCTGTACCCATTCGAATCATCATTAAGTTGAACTTGCCTATATAGAAAATAGCAGTCAACAATTTCACTCAAATGGATAACCAAACGACTTCAAAGTCACACGATGAACTTTAAAGCTATACCCACCACCACATGAGAAAGAATGGGAAGCAATAATATTCAGTCCTAAACACATCTACAAAGTCAAGTAGCATAATCACATCTAATTATCTAAAGAACAGGTGGTGGGTAGTTGTTCCTAGATGTGCATAGTACCTTGACACTATTGTAACACCTGGACATCTGTATCTCTCACAATCATGAAGTAACTTCCAAGAAATCCAGGCCCGTTTGGGAGGAAAATCGACTTCTCCCagacactttttttttgttttctaggCCTGCAGTTCCCATACGCATGTGCCGACATTCTAACAGCAGATGCTAGAGATGATGTAGGTATTCCTTTCTCGGCTATACCCTTTGGCAGAAAGGATGGAAGCATCTCAATTGCCAAAGAGAATTCTCGCAGACACTTTCAAAgtcctttttgtttttgttttctaggCCTGCAGTTCCCATACGCATGTGCCGACTCTAACAGCAGATGCTAGATATGTAGGTATTCCTTTCTCGGCTATACCCTTTGGCAGAAAGGATGGAAGCATCTAAATTGCCAATGAGGCCAATGCAGTCTGCATGAGTGATGAATCTATTCCTGATTTCCTGCATGTGAGATGAGAGGCACCAACAAATACAGGTACAGACGCAAAAACAAATGAATTTGGAACCACGTGAGATGCAAACacaaaaaattcaccaaaaaACTCATGTCCAGTTAATATTCCTaagggctttttacaaaaataagcctgtttttttggtgcttttcaaatctaggccactttttttatttgttgctagactaggcaagttttgaccaaaagtgatggatggaaagttagcaccgttaggtgtaactaaaaagacctaaagTCCTTTGTATCACTGATTTAATGTTATATCATTGATTTAACTCAGTTCCTCCTTTGAAGTCCTTTGAATCGATGATTTGAGTCCGTGTCACTGATTTAAATCGGGGAACGGTTTCAGTTCAACCCATGTATGTACTGTAATCACGACCATTTCCCTGTCATTTGTTCTCCCATCTACACATAGCAACATCACTGCTAACACCTGCTCCCTGCAATTCCATCTCAGACTCATAGCACCATTTGTTCTCCCAGCTACACCTAGCAACACCACCTGCTACTACTTGTACATTGCAGCACTTCAACTGCTTCAGTTCTTTCGACCATCCCAGCACGATAATCTCTGTCTTCCTACTCAATTCAATAACACAAGACAACTATTCTCCACAGACTTTCCTGTAACAACAAAAGCCAATTCTTGCTTGTTCCATTTTCTTAGATCTGACATTCTCTGACGCAACACACAAACCCATTTACCACCAGTTGTGACTTCTCTGCAGCACAACTCCAACATCAACCATCCTTTTAATATCAATTCCTGCAGCTACAATATACCTGCAATTTTAGCTGAAATCAGTGATGCACACAGCAGCACTGCATCAACAACTCCACCTGCCCATCCCTTCAGCCATCAAACTTACCCACCAATTCACTATAAACTGCACTCATTCAATTAACACAGTACCTCAACCACTCTGCAGTTCCACAAGTGCCTCCAGCTCCTCTGTAACAACCATTCTCTCTCTCAAACCATCACCTCTCCACATTTCTGAGCAACATAACCCTCTCTCAGATACTGCTCGGAACAACAACAGCGGACTCAAATCAATTCTACCATCACCTATTTCACATCAACATCATTACAACTCTCTTACAGCACATCCTTCTCTTAACTTCAAGGTCAAAAAACCAACACCTTTTCGATCTCTCAATTCAATTGAAACCCAACTTCCACTTCTTCATATTTGTCTCAATTTTGGTTCTTAAATTACACAACCTCTTCTGAATCTCAACCTCCGCAGCACAGATCCCATCAATCTCAACCTCCACAACAACCATTTCACTCTAATTCTGTAATAAATTCATAACAACCACAATTGAAACCCCTTTATCAGCTTGTATTCGACATGAACCACCCTTTCTGCAGCGAACGCTATCTTTCTCTGCACTAACAATCAATCAAACATCCTTCTGAAATCAACAAATCTTAtggtttcaaactcaatttgagCAACCCATCTTCTTATTCATCTACTGAAACTCTAATTTTCACCAAACAAACACCAAATTCCATGTTCATTCAAATGCAAGAACCCATTTATTTTCATGACACAGATCTCCTTTAATTACCTCCAAAACTTCTTATCTTCCTGCTATTCGAATTCCCGTAGAAATGCGTCCCCCAATTGAACGCGAATACCACCTGCTGCTCTCAAGTATACAGCAGATGTCTCCATCCACTCTCCTGTTCCATTCTGTGTTTTCGTCATTCAGGAAATTCTGTGAACAGGTTGTGTTCCATTTTCAGTTCGTGAGAATACCACCTACTAGTTCATCTAAGCAAACCATTACCACAATCAAGCAGAACATCCCATTGTGAAACATCTAAATACCTGGAAGGATAGATAAACAGCCATACAAAAGCAGTTCTCAATCAAGCAGAGCATCCCAATGTGAAACTTGGTAAGACCAATACCCAACAAACCCGAAATCAACCCTACAGCAGGTTCTGGTTGTGCCCTGGAAATTAAATCATTCGCCGCCGCTGGCATCCTCTCCAAATATAGATGGTCCCTTGAACAAAACCATTAGTATAGCTCCAGAAACACATACTATTGTGCCCCCAACCTTGAGTTGACCTCCAATTTTCATCAGATTCACTTTTTCGGTGCTGCAAAAATTCAATCTCCCCAGTCACCCAAATGCAATGAAAAGAGGAAAAAAGTTGAAATGAACAAATGGAGGATGAAGTTTGAGAGTACCCCATGAAAGATGCTAAAACAAAATTAAACACAAGGATATGTTGGATTTGTATATCCAAGCCCCATTAAGAACAACAGCTGGTTCCCAAATACCCTGGTCATGAAATTAACAAAATTGAataatgggttttgctgaaatcacAATCAATTCAAGAAATTTGACAAATTTGAAGAAAGGGGGTTTTGACTGATTTACATACCCAGTTAAtccaaggaagaagaaaaatacgAGGAGACTGAAATTGATAGGAAGACGAATTCCGTATAAGAATTTCCCTATTGTGAAAACACCATTGCAGGTAAATAAATGTAAATTTCTTCTAAACATCCACCATTAATGTTAATTAGGTTTGATTAGAAAAAAACCCTAAGTTATCTCTTGATTTTAgcagaagaaaaaattgatttagAAGATCCAAAGAGAactagagagaagaaggaagaaatggATGAGAATCACTAAAGCAGTGACGCACGTACAAAAAGGttatttcagtaatcttaccacatccatgagatatccctatatgatattttggcgagatattgacaagtcaacgcgataaattgaccgagatggttaaagtggatggaatccgtttaacttgcctagttttgcaagaaataaaaaaagtggcctagaaatgaaagtgagggtccagaccaggcctacttctgcatataatcctaTTCCTAACCATTCTTACATTACCAAATGCTTCCATGAGTGGATTTGACCGGCATCAAACAAATAGACACAGAGAAGAGAACACTAAaaccaattcgcgaaaaggtccAAGCCCTAATATCATACATAGTCATTTGTATTAAGTGAAATTCAGGCCATCATTCAAAAATTCAATTCAATCCTCAAATCCTACATCAAATTTAATTGGAGATATCAGTTCATGTATATTGAATAACTAAAATACTCATTCATTAGAAGGTagttaaaaataaaaaacccCAAAATTAACTTAACATGGTTAATTGAAAAATATATCAAGATATCATGAATTTCATCAAACACTTAAAGTTCAACTAAATGAATGCATACTTTACCTACCAGCCTGATGAACTTTTCAGGAATAAAAAATCAAGCAAGGGGTTTCGTCCAGATTTATGAATCTCAAAGTCTCTTTCTCTGATCTTATTCTACTCAGAAAACCCTCTTTACGTTGATACGACGAACAcgatgttggattaacttcaacatagaagtcactaacaagctggttaggacaagattagaaaattgatgtaatcctaagggaattagaagtcatctagttttaagaaaaggaaagacatgtaataaggtaataggactaggaaaaaggaattcatagttctatatatatatgatcaccaaagttgtggttgatcatatgagcaagattagagctggTGTTTAGTTTTAAGAGATTTTTTAAACataaataaagagagttgtctttatataagataagtttcatcttgcagttgccattaattggtatcagagctagtttctgagccatggaaaacgaaaccaccattgtgggtgcaaaacagttcacgccaccatcaatacaagttccaatcctcaacgccacaaactacacagtatgggcatgataatgaaggtactgatgaaaatctacaaagtttgggaaacaattgatcctggtacattggacccagacaaaaacaatgtttccattggattactcttccAAGCAATACcggaatgtcttgttctacaagttggtgaacatgaaacttcaaagaaaatttgggatgcaataaaggcacataatctcggagctgatcgagttaaagaagcccgtctgcaaaccttaatgtctgaatttgaaagagtgaagatgaaagacactgatactattaaTAGCTttacaggaaagctatcagagatagcctcaaaagctgcgtcacttggacaatccattgatgaagataaactggtaaagaagtttctcaataatttaccaagatccaagtatattcatatcatagcttctctcgaacaagtcttagatttaaagaagactagctatgaagatataattggaatattgaaagcatatgaagagagaatccttgatgaagaaaacaatggagaaactcaaggaaaactcctgTACACAacctcttaccaacaaaactctgcgacaagaggaagaggtcgtggaagaggtggtagagtaaacagaggccgaggaaggggaggaaggtttaactcacaagatagaacaacaagtcagaatgatcaaaaccaagggaaagaaaagaaggataaatcaaacattatttgttacagatgtgataaaccaggacacttctcctctgtatgccctgaaagaatacaaaagatggaagaagcaattaagaatgaaacaagggaagcagatacagctcttttcatgcacaaagttgtattcttaaacgaagggaaactaataccaaagaactacgaatcaaaggatggagaagaaggaatctggtatttagataatggagccaacaatcacatgactggtaagagacactacttttctgaactcaatgagaaaatcaaaggacaagtgaagtttggggatggatcttctgtagaaattgaagggaaatgatcaattctatttcagagcaagaccggagaacagaagcttgtcacaaacatctacttcatcccaaacttacaaagcaacaatctaagtttaggacaagctacagaagttggatgtgatgttataatgcgacaagattatctaacagttcatgacccaagtggaagacttttagttagagtctcacgctcacagaatagactctataagataagtctcatgattggaaggccattgtgtctgaatatgagactggaagattagacatggaagtggcacgcaaggtttggacacataagctttagaactttaaaggcaatgtctaagaacaagatggttcgagggataccacagataaacgatgaatcaaggatctgtgaatcatgtttagttgggaaacaaacgcgtcaaggttttccaaaagcaacaacattcagagcctcaaagccattagagcttcttcatgctgatttatgtggtcctattacaccacaaacccttgcaaataacaaatacatatttgttattatagatgacttctcaagatatatgtggtctagtcttatgaaagaaaagagtgaagcatttgacagattcaaagctttcagaaatctgatagaaaaatagttaaaagaggaggtcaaaatgcttagaactgatagaggaggagagttcacttccttagagttcaacaagttctgtgagtcaaatggaatcaaaaggcaactcacaacaacatatacaccacaacaaaatggagtggtggagaggagaaatagGACTCTAATGGatatgacaagaagttctttaaaggctatgcagatacctaattatctatggggagaagctgtacgacactccacatacctaataaacaggatacctacgaaagctctgaaagacattactccatatgaaagtttgcgaaagagaaaaccaaacatagatcatttaagagtgtttggttgcaaagcatacgcaaaagttgattctgcaactcttaagaaactggatgatcgatccaaagcttacagattattcaatccaacaacgaaaagagtaatagtgagttgagatgtggtattcgatgaaaaatcaaactggaactggaaagaaactaatgatggaccaagtagggatccaggaatgtttcacatgagatggggtcaagtaattgatgaaggcgaaggacccataatcatcaataccaatggaaacaatgatgttaatcaagaagaagctgagattgagccaacgagttatagaagaaatgttggatgcctaagatacttattacacacaagaccagatttggctttctctgtgggagtagtaAGCCGTTATATGTAGAGTCcatgcaagtctcatggtgatgtaataaagcagatattgagatatctaagaggaacaatcagctgtggattgaagtatggtctaggaggatcaaaaggaattgttgggtatactGACAGcagtcaaaatattgaccaatatgatggaaaaggtacaactggtcatatattttatctaggtgaagcacctattacatggtgttcacagaagcaagacactgtagccctctcatcctgtgaagctgagtttatggccgcaacagaagcatctaaacaatcaatatggcttcaagaactgttgggtgaaatcaaaggaagagaacctgaaaaggttctcatcaagattgataataagtctgcaattgcactcactaaaaatccagtgtttcatgggaagacgaaacacattcacaaaaggtatcatttcatacgagaatgcatcgagaaggaggtcattaacgttgaacacataccatgAATTGAGCAGAAAACAGATATATTAACAAAGGCAttggctcggatcaagtttgaagagatgaggaaattaataggagtacaagattttt
Above is a genomic segment from Papaver somniferum cultivar HN1 chromosome 10, ASM357369v1, whole genome shotgun sequence containing:
- the LOC113315204 gene encoding actin-7-like isoform X2; this encodes MSDSEDNRAIVIDNGSGMIKAGFSGDDAPRAVFPSIVGHNRRSSRMTYVGDEAESKSSILTLKHPIERGIVTNWDDMETIWHHTFYEELREAPEDHPVLLSETSLNPKRNREKMTHIMFETYNVPAMYISNQAVLSLYASGLSTGIVLDSGHGVSQAVPIYESCVIPHAILCLNLGGRDVTDSLVNMLSDEQGYPLETVTERVVARIKESLGYVALDYDEELESAEDDSSISKSWELPDGEIITVGAERFHGPESLFQPSMIEIDGIGVHEITYNAIMKCDVDIREALFKNIVLSGGSTMFSGFTNRFSKEIKNLVRGRMRTKVIAPPDRKYITWTGGSVLTSLSSFQADWISRQDYEESGPQIIHSKCF
- the LOC113315204 gene encoding actin-2-like isoform X1; this translates as MKSEDSPIFLQASFQIMSDSEDNRAIVIDNGSGMIKAGFSGDDAPRAVFPSIVGHNRRSSRMTYVGDEAESKSSILTLKHPIERGIVTNWDDMETIWHHTFYEELREAPEDHPVLLSETSLNPKRNREKMTHIMFETYNVPAMYISNQAVLSLYASGLSTGIVLDSGHGVSQAVPIYESCVIPHAILCLNLGGRDVTDSLVNMLSDEQGYPLETVTERVVARIKESLGYVALDYDEELESAEDDSSISKSWELPDGEIITVGAERFHGPESLFQPSMIEIDGIGVHEITYNAIMKCDVDIREALFKNIVLSGGSTMFSGFTNRFSKEIKNLVRGRMRTKVIAPPDRKYITWTGGSVLTSLSSFQADWISRQDYEESGPQIIHSKCF